In Myotis daubentonii chromosome 11, mMyoDau2.1, whole genome shotgun sequence, the genomic window CATTCATATGGCAGCCATGGAattaatgctctttttttttttcttttttttttttaaattggaataaTTTATTCTAACAAAAGTACAAAGTATGGAAAAATTAGTGTGTTtgaatgatttcagagagtagaGAAAGGTTCACACTATCAGGTTGAGTGTTTAGCACCTTTGAACAGAGATATTCAGAGCGCGGACACGTGGCAGTCCAGGTTCCGACTGCCCAAGAACGATCCGTGAttgagggtgtgctgatcacagGACAGTGCGGTCATTTGGGTTTTCTCTGCATGTTGAGAGTGCCACCGAAAACAAAGAGCGGGAAAGCTGTTCACTGAATTCATGGCTGGTGGTTAGAAGATCGGAGAGAAATGTTgagacagaggagaaagagcCTGGGGGGATGAGGTGGTCAGTCAGATGGACAGTCCGAAGGCGCTGACGATGCAGTACATGGTCTTATTCTCCCATCGCACGGTGCAGCTCCCGTCAGTAGAGCTGTCCCAGAAGCAAGAACTCGCCGTGTGTAGTCCTGCTCCGTTCTTCTGCATAATTATACAGGTCACAATGTATTTGAATGGTTTTCCCAGCTTGGTGAGTTGGCTTAGAGTTTGTTCTACGACATTTGTGGTCCACTGATTGACTTTGCTGTGCTGATAGGCGTTGCCACCGATGGCACTTTCTATAGCCTCTTTCACAATGTTGCTCACTTCGTCAACAACAAAAGTGGTCTCTTCCGCAGTCTGGTAGTCTTCCATCTTCCCCGGCGCGTCGCCTCCGCCGCCCTGACTGGAATTTATGCtcttaattataaatttattgtttCACCGATACAAGGTGAATGTACTAACATGCAAACTTCAGTAtcctctacttttattttttatttgagtgTACTACTGGATCCTGTATTAATCCTCTGGGTGGAGGAGAATTACCTTAAGATAATATAAAAGTGTTACATCCTAATAGTAGATATTGATATTTTTGGTAAATCAAGTACTTCTGCAGTGGATTGAATATGGTACAAAATGTCTAATTCTTGTTCAGTGGAGATTTAGCCTTCCTAATTAATATTATTTACTAATACTGTATATTCTTTGTTTCTCctctgaatttcattttttagtttttcatgtGTTTGCAAGTTGAAAATTGATTCAAATTAGGACTTTTATGTATTATTGTGGAATTTAATTTCACACATTAtagattttgaaatttattgtAATCTTGGCTCAGAACTATTGTTCCGAGTCGCAGTGTAATAGTCTGCTGGTTGAATCTAATTAAGGTGTCGTATCACTTGCATGCAGTATGTATTTTTGCCTAGAATGTTCTAAAATTCCTCACTGGGGAATAACACTTCCCTCAGTTCTTGGTTTGATTTAAATACCCAGCAATATTTGACATACTGTATGTAGCTCTTGTTTAAGAGGCAGACTTTGTTTACTGTTTGCATTTGTTGACTATTTTAACCAAAATGCTCAACTGCAATTTCCAGCATGATTACTGATAGATTATTAATCTTAGTAATGTCACCTATATTCATTTGCCATCACTACATTCAAAGACAAGCATGACTGTACTCTAGTTCTGGGTACACAAATATTAGGGGAGTATAAATAATTTAGTAAATGAAAGTTGAATAGCTTGAAAGTAAAATAGCTTTCTAAcaagtaaaatttataattttatagaaaatgaGCAAATTATCTCTTAATgagattatattttataattacagaGCTGACTACAGTGCTGTGATTATGTATGTGTTGGAGCAATTGCCTACTTTCTTAGCACCATGTGAAAAATGAACAATTTCAAGCCCATTAGAATTCCCAGGATTATTTTATTAGCCCACAGATCTTTTTCCTCTCCCACTTGGATTATCTCTGCATTACctgtttcttgctctctttttcaAGGTAATCATCCcgtaaataaacaaaaattctcCAAAGACTGAGCTTAAGCCAGGGTGGAGGGGCACAGCCAAGGCTGTCACAGGGCCTTTTCTAGAGTTACTCTTCCCTAGCACAGTTGTTCCTGTCAAGATCTTTTCTGTCTGATCCTTAGATATATGCTTTCAGTATTTAAATGAGGAGCCTTTCTTCCTGGCTACCCTTAGGCTTCCTTAGACCTTCTAGCACAGTACAGTAGAAAAAGTACTGTATCTCTCTTCTAGTCCTATTTATATATACCCCTTTTTCCTCTATAACAATCTTTCTCAGCTTTGACACTAttgacactttattttattttcagtcctCACccaggacatgtttttattggtttttacagagagagtaagggagaggataagggagggagggaggaagagagagaaacatcgatgtgagagagaaacattgattggttgcctcctatatgcttcccgaccagggatccaacccataaaaccttttggtgtacaggacgacactccagccaactgagccatctggccagggcactattgacattttggactagataattctttgttgtgggagcTGTCCTGCATATtgtagggtgtttagcagcatccctggcttccaCCCACTCTGCCCATAGTAGCCCCAAGTcatgacaatcaaaaatgtctccagacactgccTGATGTTCCCTGGAGGATAAAAGCAcatccccagttgagaaccattgcattATAATACTGAACAAGCATTTGCTATCCTTGACTGAGAtgtagtttcctcatctgtgcaatgTGGTTAATAATCCCTGCCTACTGCACAGGATAAAAACATTTGTACAAATGCCCTGTGTGTTTTAAAGTACTGTGTACAAATAAGTTGTTGGATTAAGCTGGCAGCAGAACTCAGCTCTGGACTTTATTTCTGCCAGTATTTCAGTGCAGGGTCTGAGCTGAGCATGTCAGGTCATGGGGATGGGTCACCGGCCTTATGACTTGTGGAAGGTACTCTACTGAGTCTTTATTCAGTtaattttgtctttcatttatttgggGGGCCCTGTGAAGTTTGCCGTATCAGACTATATTCCTTAGTTCCCAAAGGTACCGTAAACAATTCTGCGCTGAATGTTCCTATCCATAAGTTTTTGCATACCACATTATTTGTTGAGGATAAATTGccaggagtgaaattgctggatcaagGACATGCAATTTTGAATGTgttttatacatatgtatttcCAAATTACTCTTCATAAAAGTTTATAtcctctagttgtatatatagCCACTCTTGTCCCTGAACTCTtactgagtgattttttttaaagtttgtcagTTTGATAGAGAACAGATGGtatcatatttttgtttaaattaattattttcattactagaTTAGTTTACCATTTCACGTTTATTGGCCATTTACAAGTTCTTGTTTTGGGCATTACCTGTGActattctttgcccattttcttttgaaatgcaTACCTTTTTATCCCATTCCTTCATTTATTATTGAGCACCTTTTATATGCTAGGGCCAGACAGTCTATGGACAGCACAGATAAAATCCCTGTGATTAAAGAGCTTATATTCTAATGTAGTGAGGTGGAAAAGAAGTAAATATGTCATTTGACAAGTGGGGATGGGACTATAAAGAAAAGTAGGCATGAAAAGGAGGTAGATAATGATGGGGTAGAGGAGGGAAGGGATGCTGTTTATAAAGGTGGCCAGAGGAGCCCTCACTGATAATAATGAATTTAAGTGGAGATTTGAAGAAGATTAAGGCACAGTCACTGTAGATATTGGGGAAAGTATTATAGGCGGAGGGAACATAGTGCAAAGGCCCGAAGGCAGGACTGTTTATGAGTGAGGGGGACAGTTAGGAGGTGAATTTGAGAGGCAACAAGGAGTGGGGGAGTGGGCTGGATGGGGAAATACAAACCAGGCAGGGCCTTAGAGCCAGAGTAAGGAATTTGGATTTCATTCTGAGCAAGATGGGGAGATAGTAGAGAGTTTGGAGTAATGAAGTGACATGACCAGACTCTGTATGTATTTTTCAAGATCTATTTGGCTTTATTAAGTAATTCATGGattgggcagcatcccatctagcaactagaagggtATGCCCAGGTCAGATGTTTTAAAAGAACATTGGTGGTGGTAGTGGAGACTAGACTGTGAGGGACAGTGGTGAAATCTGGAAGACCAGTTAGGAGCCCCTTGCAGCATGCCAGGTGAGAATTTAGTGATGTGGAGGCAGTGACAGGTGATTCTGGATATACTTTGAACATAGAAGCAGTAGATTTTGCTGATGAGTTGGATGTGAagtgtgagagaaagaggagCTAAAGATGATGCCAAGTGTTTGGCCTGAGCACCTGGTAATGTAGTTGCCATTTGCTGAGATGGGGGAGTAGGGGTATGTGGGAAAAACAGGTTTGATGGTGGTGAAATCTTAATGATTTGTGAGAGTTTTTTAATCTGATGAAATATATTAATCTTTTGTCATTTAGGTAGAAatggtctcccccacccccaatttgcTGTTAATTAACCTTGTTAGTGGTGTTTCGCTGTATAGAAATGccagttttttattttgtcagtTTTTGGTTTTGCTGTCATGTCtagaaaaactctaaaaataatcACCCATGCTTTCTTTATATACTCTTATTGTCCTGTATTTGCATACTCTTTATATACTCTTATGGTCCTCTTTAATCTGGGTGGAATTAATTTTGGTATAGACTGTGAATTACAGTTCAATCTTAATTTTGCTCAAATAATTAACCTGTTATCCTGGCAGCATTAAATAATTTGTTCTCTGCTAAGAGAAATGATTATATCATTTCCTCTGAATTGGGGTGTGTGGCAGGTTGTTTAGAAATATTCTGTTACGTGTTAGTGTTTCTCAAGCCCCTGGTCTTATTTTCAGTTGATGACTTGGTGATTATAGGTTCTGAGTATACTAGATTATAAACATTTGTCTTCTGAGTCTCTTCCATTCCCAAAAGAGGTACTTGCTTTAGAAGTTGGCTTTCATTGGTTTCCCTCAGTGACTATAAATTCTGCCTTGTGGATGATATGTGACCTGTTTTTAACCACAGCCTATGTCCTGCCACCAAATATGCCTTTTCTAAAAATTATCTCATTTTGTCAACTGATAATTGTTCCTAGATTGTAAACTAAAATTTGCTTCAGCAACACAAAATTGAGTACAGTGCATATTACAGATTCCAAAGCCCTATAACCTTTATGTTTTCCACTTTTACGGTCTCTGTACTCTAGTCCTTCTCTGGTGTGTGGATTATTTAGAGGTGATAATAGTATTTAatttgctggatttttttttctttaaggcaagaaatggatttctttttttaaaatatatttttattccgtaaccggtttggctcagtggatagagcgtcggcttgcggactgaagggtcccaggttcaattccggtcaagggcatgtaccttggttgcgggcacatccccagtagggggtgtgcagaaggcagctgatggatgtttctttctcatcaatgtttctaactctctatccctcttccttcctctctgtaaaaaaattaataaaatatatatatttgaaaatatatatatttttattgatttcaaagagggagagggagagagagatagaaacatcaatgatgagagaggatcagtgatcggctgcctcctgcatgccccacacgggggatcgagcccacaacccagtcatgtgcccttgaccgcgaatcgaacctgggacctttcagtcctcaggccgatgctctatccactgagccaagccagctagggcaaggagTGGATTTCTTATgttaataatgtttataaaattttatagttgggtGAAGTCTTCAAGCTTGTTTACCTTAGAAATTTGTGTCAAGGCTGATTGAACCTaactttcttaaatgttttcttttttttgcagaaaGGGAAATATGAGGTTCCTAAGTGGCTCTCTCCCAGTAGCATTCTGCTTCTTCAACAAATGCTACAGGTAAACTTTGttacttagtatttttaaataatagaaatctATTGGAATGGTTTGACTCAACTGTAATATGTCTGTGGTGCTACTACTATACTTGGAGGACAGCAAATTTAACTGTTAGCttaaaaattgcatttattaTGTCTACCGTACAAACATTCTCTACTAGATGCTTTCTTAATTCTGTTGCAAATGCATTTTTTAGACCTCTGTTGCATGTCTTTGCTGATGtggtttttcctcctttttcttgaGCATTGTCTGTTTTCTGTAACCAACTCTTGCTCCACTCTCTTCTGTTTCCTTGTCCCCCACTCTTGTACATTAGATATGTAGTAGATACTTAATATAAGGTGGGGTGAGCTGATGTACAGTTGGGTGGACCCCATGATCTACTTAGtgtagtggttctcaaatgtTAGCATGTGTCGCAACTGTCAGATGGGCTTGTTAAAACACCTATCGCTGGGCACCACCCTGAGGGTGTCTGATTCAATAGATCTGGGGCAAGACTAAGAATTTGTACTTCTTACAAGCTCCCAGCTGACACTGAGGCTGCTGggacacactttgagaaccactgatttagaaaaATGGCCTCTGAGTGAAAGTCAGGAATGCTGAGGTCTAAGTATCCACCCTCCCAATAATATGCATGCCACCTACTCTAGTTCTGATCTATAAAAGGGCGATTCTGGGCCTGGCCTCTGTGCTGTGTATTGTTATGATGATAACATGAGATTAATAGGAAACACTTGGAAAATATGAATACCTCATTAGtgcagttttttttattattattatgtattcaGAATATCTCCCAGCTTTGCCATCTATTAAGTGCCTTCTCCactttttattcaaaatttaCCTCAGGCTCACTCACCTTGATTAAGTAGGGCCAGACCACCAAATCTCTATAACGAGATTGAAAACACCTCGTCCTTTCTTTTAAACGCCAAAAAACTTAATCTTTGTTGATTAATTTTCCTCTCCTCGTATTTGAAAattacaaatggaaaagaaaggtgTGCTTTTCAACTTGTTCTATGTGATTGTAAGCTCCTCGGGAGGTAGAGATTGCATATTCAGTATGAATGCCCTGCATTGTGGCTGCTTGAATATTAAATTGGTGAATACTTCCTGTGAATAGGTTTTCCAGCAAAAGACTATTACATCATACAATAGATTGGCTGAACTTCATGAATAATGTCCATACCAATGAAGTTCGTGTTTGTTAAACATTTATCTCCTAAGCCTATGTTGGTTGCTATAGTTTTCTTGCTTCTATTGCCTTTCTAAAAGAATTTATTCCAAGGCCATTTTAAGGTCTTTGACAGCATTTTTGTGATGATAAAGTTTACATCTGTTGTGATGAATTTTGAGTTCTCAGGAGGAAAAGAGTTGTTCTATGTCCTTCGTTTGGAATGCTAATCTCTAGCTACTTCTCCATGGCCACTAGGTGGACCCAAAGAAACGGATTTCTGTGAAAAATCTATTGAACCATCCCTGGATCATGCAAGATTACAACTATCCTGTTGAGTGGCAAAGCAAGAATCCTGTAAGTAAAATGAAATCcagtagaaattaaaaaaaaaaaattgtgtaaatTCAGAATCTGCAATGATGTAGtctaaatataaaagaaagtgtCCTTAATAGATTTATTTGTCAGATTGGCGTTTGGGAGACTTGCAACCTAATTATGTACATTAGCCTGTTTCCCTCTAGGAGAGTGGTTATTAACCCAGACTGCATGAGAATCACTGGAACCTTTAAAACGATGCCTTTGCCCCATCTCAGAACAATCTATGGATATTGTTAAAGCTCCCAGGTATTTCTCGTGTAGTCAGGCTTGTGACCAGTGCTCTGGGAATCACGTGAAAGTTATTTAACATTATCAAAGCTATTTATTTGTCTGTAAAAAAGTAGGTTAAACCAGTTCTGTCTACTTTCCAGAGTACTTATGAGCATATCCTAGTAGTCCTTTATgctcttaatatttatttactgatttatttaaaaatagtaaaccTATTACATTTTatcacaaatacatatttttatgaaaaataacaaaaataaatttagtaagaagaATAGCATTgtacatttttgaaaatttctttaaAGTCTAGCTTAATAGAAGACACTGGGATCTGATGTGcatttctgaccgctcattggctaagttTGTGGTACTTGCgatgttcttggtaacttgggtaataaaaatccaagaaggtgatctagggtttttccacctcactcctggagaaaaaaacagaGGTCTGcagctggaggggctaagaaatgtcatatcctgccctcgccggttttgctcagtggatagagcctcggcctacAGACCGCAGGGTCCCGGTTggattcagatcaagggcacgtacctaggttgcaggctcctagttgtttgttttttttaactttatttttatggttgatGCTCTTGCAGGTGTCTTTATTTCTTCCCACCTTTGCCTCCCTCCgccctgagccccccacccccttccctctggccatcaccacattgttgtctgtatctatgatacatatactagaggccaggtacatgaaaattcgtgcacttggtcgggggggggggggggtccctcagccaggcctgccccctctcatagtccgggagccctcaggggatgtcctactgacagcttaggcccgttccttgtggggaatgggcctaagccacagtgtGGCCTCCCTCTGAGGTAGGCGACCGGAATGATCAGGGTaaggcgccgcccccatcaccctgctgctactgccactgccggccGCCACGGCTGCCAcccctcggccctcgcagccactgcaGTGTCTTCATCAACAGGgattccagtcccttcaccacgaataaatgacaactttctttagacattttcaagatgtctctttacaggatatgacatttctttctttcttttttaccctcacctgaggatatgtttccattgatttttagagagtgtggaagagagagggaaagacagagagaaacttcaatgtgagagggacacattgattggttgcctcctacatgagccctgacctgggcccgggccggggaggagcctgcaacctaggtacgtgcccttgatctgaatccAACCGGGACCCTGTGGTCTgtaggctgaggctctatccactgagcaaaactggcgagggcaggatatgacatttcttagcccctccagcagcagacctctgtttttttctccaggagtgaggtggtaAAACTCTAGATCACCTTGGAtttttattacccaagttaccaagaacactgcaagtACCAaaagcttagccaatgagtggtcagaaaaggtgtttcctgtgCAGCTCACGTGCAGAGGTGGGATTTCTGGCACgccgtggctgctggccctgtccggccctcacagccactgtggctggctGCCGGGCCTTCtctggcccttgcagccactgctgctttgtccggaaggactccagaagacatccggtctaattagcatattacccttttattagtatagatgttctttggctaatctcttaaCATTCTTTTCATCCAGTCCGacccatcccctttccctctgacagctgtatccatgcctctgtttctattttgttgaacagtatattttgttcattagattccacttataagtgagatcatatggtatttgcctttctcttatTCAGATTTGATTGAAGCATGTGAAAAAAATGTAGCCTCACGTAGAAATGtagaaggaaaatgaagaagtattttaatagctttttcaGACAATTGGGGATAGTCTTTGGTATTTCATTAAAACTTGAcaagtggtagtttcttaaaggtTAGTTGCATGTGGAATCTGATGCCACATCAGTGATCTTTTTGTACTCTTAAATTAAATATCCTGGTTTGCCCATTGGATCTTTTCCCCATGTAACATTATgcattggtcatttggaaaatatccGTTTACTTAGTTATGCAGATCTTCCAAATGTTAACACTTTTCATTATACAATATTAAAAAGCACACATTTCTTAAAGTTGTTATTGATCTCATCAGAAAAGTCTTTAATAATTGGAAAGTTGTCAAGCTCATGGTGGCAGATGTAAATTTCCCAAAAAGTTTTGCTTAAAAACCCAAATTAATGGCAACAAATATTTGTCAGTTGTTTTCTTTGAAGTGACAAGTTcactttatttttgagaaaatgtctgcCAGATTTCCAAgtctaaataaaattaacaacTTTTACTGCTTTGTCAATGATATTCTAAATGAAACTgggttattgttttgttttttaactgtgaATGCACTACAAAGAATACAGTGTGTTAGTACAAAAAGTGTTATGCAAGTTTAAGCAgtcatttaaataattattcctacattaatttgtaaaatttcttttttttacaaatggCAACTTGATAAAATGTGAACATTactaaaggatatatatatatatatatatatatacactttatatATTAGTCAACTATTTCTGTTTAAAAACCACCCCAAAATTTAGTGACTTAAAGCAATAATAATGTACAGTTCCGTGGATTAGCAATTTGGGCTGACTCAGCCAGGCAGTTCTTGTGTGGGTCTTAACCTGGGGTTGCTCATGTGACTGCAGTCATCTGGTGACTCAGCTGTGGCTGTATGGTCTATGAGTCACTCAGAAGACCAGCGTATTATGTTCAGTCGGCTAGCCCAGGCTTCTTGATATGGTGGCTGGATTCCAAAAGAAGCAAGAAAGTGGACAAGCTCTACTTCTCATTGTTCAAGCCTCTGCTTGTATCATGCTTACTAATGTCCCTTTCTCCAAAGCAAGCCACATGTCAAAGCCCAGAGCCACTGTGGAAGGTGTACCCTTCAAGATTGGAGAATTCTTATCCCCTATTGATAAATAAGGAAattgagaaatgaaaaataactatttaataaataaatgtagtgaAAAGAGTGGCATTGCTttacatttttgtaatttttttctaaatctggCTTTAATAGAAGACACTTGGATACTCATCTGCTTTTGCATTCAGTCTGTTTTGATTGAAGCATATGAAGAAAATGTAGCCTCACAGATATGTAGTTAGAAAAGTACTttaatactttaaaggagaagaATTTTAATAGCCTTTCAGGTAATTGGGGATGTTTTCTGAAAACCCACTAACACTTATGCAATGAAGTGGGATATGTGCATGTGTCAACAGAATAGCTTAGGGGTGCGTCTCAGACATGCCACAGTGTAGACTTGGTAGAGCTGTGAGATATTTGCTTTCCAGAATAATCACaccaataaatataaa contains:
- the LOC132212149 gene encoding dynein light chain Tctex-type 1, whose product is MEDYQTAEETTFVVDEVSNIVKEAIESAIGGNAYQHSKVNQWTTNVVEQTLSQLTKLGKPFKYIVTCIIMQKNGAGLHTASSCFWDSSTDGSCTVRWENKTMYCIVSAFGLSI